CAGTTATTTCAACATTTTAGATTGGCTGCAAGGCCGTGTGGCTGGTTTGCAGGTGTATACGATACGCGGTATCCGTGTACCTTATATCCGCAACTACCCGGCTACTATTTATGTAGACGAAATACGCTCCGACGCCTCTATCCTTAACATGCTGCCCGTGGCCGATATGGCGCTGGTAAAAATTATCAAGTCGCCACAGGCTGGTATTGGTACCGGACCCGGTGGTGCGATAGTGGTGTATACGAAGAGAGGGGAAGAGGAAAAAGAGGAATAGCTGCAAGCTACACGCTACACGCTGCAAGCGAAACAGCCGGTCCCTCCCCCGAAGGGGGAGAATACTGTGCGCACGCCCCCAGCCCCTAAAGGGGAGGGCCTACGCACAGGTGTCCCGCAGATGGCGCCGATCGGCGCAGAAGGGGAACCACAGAGACAGGGGGACACGGAGGGGCACAGAGGAAATTGTCTGAACCGGGATTTGGGGAGATTAAGGGATTAAGGAGAAATGGCTGATGTGAGGATGGCTGATGGCTGATGTGCCGATTAGCTAATGAAGAAAGGTTTCACGCAAAGGCGCAAAGATTAAAAGGCGCAAATTTGTTCATTGAGTATTGAAAATTGCGCATTGAACATTTCCTCCCTTCTTCCTTCATCATTCCTTGTTCCTTGTTCATTATTCCCTCCTTGTCAACTTCTCAACTTGTTAACCTGTCAACCCTTACTCACAACTCATAGCTTGCAGCTTTCCTTTCCATCAGCTAATTTCCTGCCTCTCTCTGGCTGTTTGGCTTGCAGCGTATAGCTTGCAGCGTGCAGCCTTCTCACCATCAGCTAATCTTCACATCAGTTAATCAGCTAATTCTCTCCATTTCTCCCTATCTTGTTTCAAATAAATCCAACGCGACAGTTAAACCTTTCTTTAACTGCCGAGTCAATCCAGAATCTAAAACCTAAAATTGTCCCCTATGCACCTGCAATTCCGCAACCTGGCGGTAATGACGATCCTGCTTGCTACTACTGTCATTGCCTGTACAAAAAACAATGCTAGTGAAGATGACAAGTCTTCTGATCTCTTTTCTGAATTAACCGTACAATCGAAAGACCAAGTAGATGTATCGGGTGAAGTAGACGCCGTGACCAATGATGCCAACCTGGCGGTTGAAAATTACAGCGCTATCAGTGGTGGTAAGTTCCTTGGCGTTTTGGGCACCATCTGCGATGCTACGGTAACGGTAGATTCGGCCAGCAATCCACGTAAGGTAACGATTACCTACAACGGCACTAACTGTATTGGCAACCGCAAGCGTACGGGTACCGTGATCCTTACCATGCCGGCTACCAAGCGCTGGAAAGAACCGGGAACCGTTATCACCGTTACGTATCAAAACCTAAAGGTGACCCGCGTAGCCGACAATAAAAGCATTACCCTTAATGGTACACATGTGCTTACCAACGTAAGCGGTGGTTTGCTGCTTGGCCTGCCTGCCCGCACCAGCATTACCCATACGATTACCAGCAACGATATGAGCATTACGTTTGACGATGGTACCCAACGTACCTGGCAGGTGGCCCGTCAGCGTGTGTATACCTACAACAACGGTATTGTTGTTACCATTACCGGTACGCATACAGAAGGCAGCAAAACCGGTATTGCGGAATGGGGCACTACACGTGGTGGCCAACCGTTTACTACCAGCATTACCCAACCGCTGGTTATTCGCCAGGACTGCCTGTTTCGCTTAACCGCAGGACAAGTGCAACATGAGCAGCATGGCACTACCGCTACTACCACGTTTGGTTTAAATGCTGATGGTGTAGCAACAGGTTGCCCAGGTAGCGGCACGTACTACTGCAAGCTGGAATGGAAAGGGTTGAATAATAATGTGCGTAGTGTGGTGGTGGCGTATTGAGAGAAGGGCGAGCAGGAAGCTGCAAGCTGCACGCTGCACGCTACAAGCTACAAGCTAAACAGCCGGGAAGAGAATTAGCCGGTTAGCTGGTGTGAAGATTAGCTGATGAAAGGAAGGCTGCGAGCTATGAGCTGCGAGCTGTGAGAGGAGTCCACGGTCGACAGACGACAGATGACGGGAGGAAAGACAGTGGTGAATGGTCAATGGTGAGTGGTGAGTGGTGAGTGAGGGATTTCGTGAGACGTGAAATAGAATACAAACAACGATTATAGCAAGCAATACACAAAGCACTCCACTAACGGGGTGCTTTTGGTTTAGAGTTATTCCTTCTTTTTTTCATTGTGTCTTGATCATTGAAAATTGAGCATTGAATATTCCTTCTTTCTTCCTTTCGCATTTCGATTTTCCCCTTTCGAATTTTTCCTACTTCGTTCTTCATTAAACCTTGATTCTTGTTCATGATTTTTCACTTGTCAACTTCTCAACTTGTTAACCTGTCAACCCTCCTTCATTCACCATTTACCATTACTGCTGCCGGCTGTTTAGCTTGTAGCTTGTAGCGTGCAGCTTCCTCCTTGCAGCTCTCTTCCCTCTCGGCTTTCCAACCAGCTCATCATTCTTTCCTCATCACTCCTTGCTACCTTTACAGTCTAAATCCTTTCATATGGGTATTGTACAACGCTTCCAACACTGGAGTCATCATACCCGTGAAGATCTTACCTCTAACCGGGAAGACCTGACCTCCACTGTTCTACGTGTTATTCTAGGCTTGATTTTACTGGGAAAGGGAATTGCTTTTTTGAGTAATGCCGATGAGCTCCGTAGTATGATTATGAACAGCCGCTTTAGCGCCGGTACTACCTTTTTGGTGTCCTACGTAACCTTTGCCCACATCTTTGGTGGTGTATTTATTATTGTTGGGTTGTTAACGCGTATTGTACTGCTGCTACAGTTGCCAATTCTAATTGGCGCCCTGGTGTTTATTTTACCAGCTCAAGGTATCTCTACCTTTAATGGCGCCTTTTTCTTAACACTGCTAGTACTGATCTTGTTGCTTTATTCATTGGTTGTTGGTCCGGGTGAAGTATCTATGGACGACTACATGAAGAAGCACCTGCTTTGAGGATTTGAGATTTGAGATTGCGGGCATCTGACGGATAGAGCACCGGAATGACGGACCGTGGAAGAGAGAGAAGGCCCTCCTAAATCCTCCCGAAGGGAGGACTTCGCCACCGCACGACCCCGGCCCCTAAAGGGGAGGGCAGCGCACAGGTGTCCCACAGATGGCGCCGATCGGCGCAGAAGGGGAACCACAGAGATACGGAGGCAGGGAGGGGCACAGAGGGAATTGTCTGAACCGGGATTTGGGGAGATTTAGGGATTAGGGAGAAATGGTTGATGTGAAGATGGCGGATGGCTGATTTAGGCTGACAGGGAGGGAATATTGAACAAGGAACAAGGAATGATGAAAGAAGAAGTAGAGGAAAAATTCGAAAGGGGAAATTCGAAAGGGGAAAGGAAGGAAGGGGAAAGGAAGGAAGAAGGAGGAAGGGATTAGCTGGTTAGCTGATGTGAAGATTAGCTGATGGAGGAAAGGCGGGATGAAGGAATGTTCAATAAGCAATAAGAAAAGAAGAAAAGACCATAAATAGAAAAGCACTCCTTTGATGGAGTGCTTTTCTATTTATGGATCAATTTGTAAAAGTAACGTCTCGTTGAAAAGCCGGGCGCTGTGCCTTGGGTCCCTCCCCCTTCGGGGGAGCTGGAGGGGGCCGCCTGCACTTCATCCATCTTTTCCATTCAATAAAATTGATATATAGAATAGAGCGGGCAGTAGTGGCCTTGGTAATGCCTAACGGTAGAGCAGCTTATATATAGAAAATATTTACACTGTAAGGGGTTAAGCATACTGCCTGACAGTTCATAGCGGTTGGTCTGTAGCAAGCCCCAGGGGTTTTCTATGTTCGTTGGCTATCCAGCCTACCCTGTTGGGAAGGGCGGGATCAAAAACATGCCACCAACTTGTCGAAAGACAACCGCCTTATGAAAAAGTTCGTTGCCTTATGTAGTCTTATTATGACTTCGCTATTTGCCTTTGGCGGTACCAAAACATTG
This genomic interval from Flavisolibacter tropicus contains the following:
- a CDS encoding DoxX family protein; translated protein: MGIVQRFQHWSHHTREDLTSNREDLTSTVLRVILGLILLGKGIAFLSNADELRSMIMNSRFSAGTTFLVSYVTFAHIFGGVFIIVGLLTRIVLLLQLPILIGALVFILPAQGISTFNGAFFLTLLVLILLLYSLVVGPGEVSMDDYMKKHLL